The Bdellovibrionota bacterium genomic sequence AAACGAAATTCCGTGGGCCTTGAGACGGCGAGCCACCTGGCGGTGTCCGATATGGAGACCGTACTCATCCTCCGTCCCGGCTTCGAGATGGATCCACTTCATCTGCCGTAGGGCGTCGGCGTAACGCTCGACCATCCGGACCGGATCCCAGGCGAGAAATTTGTTCCACGCCTCGGGAATCAGCTCACCGCTCTCGATGTCAAAATAAAGGTCGCCGCACAAGACCGGGACGCTTAGGTTCGGCGCATAACAGGCGCACATCGAAAGATTCATCATCGTTTCGAAATCTTCCCGTTTCAAAAGACCACCCGGATTCGGACTCTCCAGGAATCTTTCCATGAACGTCCGTACGCCCCCGGCCTTTTGAATCACCCCGATCATCGTCGGTATCGGAGCTTGATAGAGTTGTTCGTACCAGCTGTCTCCCGCCGAGCTGCAGAAATAGGCGAATGTGTCGGGACGCAACATGCCGGTGACCATCGCTCCGAATCCGCCGCTCGAATGCCCGAGAACGCCGCGGAACTCGCGACTCTTGAATGTGTGAAATTTCGAATCGACGAAGGAAACGATTTCATCGCAGAGGTAGTCCATATACGGACCGTTTGCGGCGGAATTGATGTACTGGCTCGCTCCTAACTTTGTAGCTCCATCGGGAAAGACAACGAGCAGCGGAGGAACGTCGCCGTTCGTAATCATCTGATCGAGACGATCCGGAAGAGAGACCGTGAACGCCCCTTCGTCCGCCAAATAACGCGCGCCCCGGCCGGACCAACCGGCGAGAAGGTAAACGACCGGATACGGCACCTTTCGCTTGGCATCGTATCCAGGCGGAACGTAAACCGGCAGCCGCCGAATATTCGGGTCTCCCATCGGATTGTCTCGAAGGAGCCGGCTTTCAAACTCAAGGATACGGATATCCGGGAGCGGCATCGTGTCTAATTTTTATCAGCCATCGCCCGAAGAGTCATCCCTCCGCCTTGTCGTTCCCTCGTTTGGAGATTCCCGGTCAGCCGCGTATCTTGAATCCCGTGGACGGCATATCGCTGGTCATTCCCTTCTATAATGAGGAACAGGTTCTGCGTACCACCGCGGAGGCCGTGTGGGTTTTTCTCGGGGAACTCCGCAGACCGTTTGAATTGCTTTTGGGCGACGACGGCTCCACCGACGGAAGTTACAGGATCGCCCAAGAATTTCAAAAGCGGCATCCCGATTACTGTAGGCTCGTGCGCAATCCGCAAAACCGAGGGCGGGGAAGCATTCTCTCCCAAGCTTTTTCGCGCGCCCAGATGCCGATTGTCGCCTATATCGACGCCGATCTCGAAATCGGGCTCGACCATCTGCGCGCGCTGATCCGAACGTTCGACGATCCAGCGACCATGGTCTGTACCGGATCCAAGCTTTTGCAGACGGATGCCGCGTCAAGGAGCTATCGCCGAAAATTTGCTACCCTCACCCTTAATTTTCTCATTCACACATTTCTCCATTCTCCTCTAACGGATCACCAGTGCGGACTTAAAGGTTTTCGAAAGAATTTTCTTTCCACGCTCCTGCTCAAAACCCAGGAAACGGGATGGGCGTTTGACACAGAGATCCTGCTGTTGGCGCAGAAAGAGGGTGCGCGAGTCCGTGAAATTCCCGTGACGCTTCAAGCCAGCCGGCCCAGCAAGGTTTCCTTCCTCGCCACGGTCTTTCATTTCTTTCAAAAGATTGCGGAGTTTCGCTTCCGAGGACTTGTGCTGTGAGAGCCCGATGGGGTCTGGTGGTCCTGGTCCTCTTTACGGCGGTTCTTCACCATGGAGCTCTAAGAAATGAATTCTATTGGGACGACCGGCCGCTAATTGTCGAAGGCCATCTCGTCCGCTCTTGGAGTTCTGTTCCCGCGATCTTTACTCATGAGATGTGGTTCAACGCCGATCTCGGCGAGCGGGCGCCCCGTGCAAAGATCGATACGTATCGCCCTCTCTCGAATCTTTCGTTTTTAGTCGATTATCAAATCTATGGCCCCAACCCCGCCGGATTTCATGCGACGAATCTCCTGATTCACCTGGCTTGTGTCGTCCTCGCATCTCTTGTCTTTTCGATCTTTGCGTCACCTCCATTCGCCCTGTTGGGAGCAGCGATTTTCGCATTACATCCAATGACGCTGGAACCGATTCATTACGCAGCAGCCCGAACCGATTCCCTCGCCGCGCTTTTCATCTTTCTCGCCACATGGCTCTTCTTTCGGAAAAAACCGACACGGATAACGGCGATCATGGTGTCAGCGGCTTTTCTTTGCGGTGCTTTGGTCAAGGAAACCGCTCTATTCTTTCCCGTTTTTGCGGTCGGGACTCTTGCGGTGCAAAAGAGACGGATGCACGTACCCAACGTCGCTATGATTATCGCGAGCTTGGGTTCCGCTCTCGCCGTTTATTTCTTCCTCCGCTTAAATGCACTCGGCGGCGCTAAGGCGATTGAAAGCGACACACATACCGTTGAAATGCTTCTCAATTATCCTTCATTCGTCTTCCGGTTTTTCAAGACGGCGTTCATTCCCCTTTGGCCGATGCCGATGCAAACGATCTCGATCGTCCGACCTCCCGCAAACGCGACGGTCTGGTTCAGCGCATTCGGTTTTTACACGTTATCTGCGTTCATCCTCTTCTTCTGCTTCCGGAGAAGTCCGACACTCGGCGCGATAGGTGCGTGGGTTCTCCTGGCGCTGGCGCCACCGTTTGCGGCCGTCAGCATGATTGAAGAATTCAATCCTCGATATCTTTATCCCGCTCTTTTAGGTTTCGCCGGAAGCCTGGCGTACATTCTCCACCGTTGGAGTGAAAAGAACTTGGCGGTAAAATTACCGCTCATTGTCGGCTGGCTTTCTTGCTGCGTCCTCGCCACCCTCACATTTTATCGATCGGCCGACTATCGGACCGAGGAGACATTCTACCGAGGCATTTTGAATGACGGCCCTCACTCGGTCACCGCAGAGTTCAACCTAGGCAATACCTTGTTTCGGCACAAACGCTGGGAAGAGGCAATCCCTCTCTACACAGAAGTCGTTCGACGCCGACCGGACCATGTCTCCGCCATCAATAACTTGGGGATGGCCCACCTATCGTTGAACCAGCCCGGATCCGCCGCCCCTTATTTCGAACGGGCGGTGGCTTTTCAGCCCGGCAATGAGCGGTACAGATTCAATCTCTATTTGGCTGAACGAGACCGGGGACACTTGGAAAAGGCTTACGCTTACCTTGAAGAGGTTCTTTCGATCAGCCCGGATGATGAAGGTGCCCGCCAGGAGCTGACCCGAATCTGCGGGAAGAACCCTCCGGAAATTCTCCGGAAAGAATGTCAGGCCACACGGTAGAAGAGCTTACGGCTTCTTCCACTCTTCCGGCGTATAGGCTCGAATCGCCAGCGCATGGATCGCCGGGTTATTGCCCATGTTCACGGC encodes the following:
- a CDS encoding alpha/beta hydrolase-fold protein; translated protein: MPLPDIRILEFESRLLRDNPMGDPNIRRLPVYVPPGYDAKRKVPYPVVYLLAGWSGRGARYLADEGAFTVSLPDRLDQMITNGDVPPLLVVFPDGATKLGASQYINSAANGPYMDYLCDEIVSFVDSKFHTFKSREFRGVLGHSSGGFGAMVTGMLRPDTFAYFCSSAGDSWYEQLYQAPIPTMIGVIQKAGGVRTFMERFLESPNPGGLLKREDFETMMNLSMCACYAPNLSVPVLCGDLYFDIESGELIPEAWNKFLAWDPVRMVERYADALRQMKWIHLEAGTEDEYGLHIGHRQVARRLKAHGISFYLEEYPGKHSGHHYRFGDRIRKMLEKMPLKNG
- a CDS encoding glycosyltransferase, whose translation is MSFPRLEIPGQPRILNPVDGISLVIPFYNEEQVLRTTAEAVWVFLGELRRPFELLLGDDGSTDGSYRIAQEFQKRHPDYCRLVRNPQNRGRGSILSQAFSRAQMPIVAYIDADLEIGLDHLRALIRTFDDPATMVCTGSKLLQTDAASRSYRRKFATLTLNFLIHTFLHSPLTDHQCGLKGFRKNFLSTLLLKTQETGWAFDTEILLLAQKEGARVREIPVTLQASRPSKVSFLATVFHFFQKIAEFRFRGLVL
- a CDS encoding tetratricopeptide repeat protein, producing MRARWGLVVLVLFTAVLHHGALRNEFYWDDRPLIVEGHLVRSWSSVPAIFTHEMWFNADLGERAPRAKIDTYRPLSNLSFLVDYQIYGPNPAGFHATNLLIHLACVVLASLVFSIFASPPFALLGAAIFALHPMTLEPIHYAAARTDSLAALFIFLATWLFFRKKPTRITAIMVSAAFLCGALVKETALFFPVFAVGTLAVQKRRMHVPNVAMIIASLGSALAVYFFLRLNALGGAKAIESDTHTVEMLLNYPSFVFRFFKTAFIPLWPMPMQTISIVRPPANATVWFSAFGFYTLSAFILFFCFRRSPTLGAIGAWVLLALAPPFAAVSMIEEFNPRYLYPALLGFAGSLAYILHRWSEKNLAVKLPLIVGWLSCCVLATLTFYRSADYRTEETFYRGILNDGPHSVTAEFNLGNTLFRHKRWEEAIPLYTEVVRRRPDHVSAINNLGMAHLSLNQPGSAAPYFERAVAFQPGNERYRFNLYLAERDRGHLEKAYAYLEEVLSISPDDEGARQELTRICGKNPPEILRKECQATR